The proteins below are encoded in one region of Triticum aestivum cultivar Chinese Spring chromosome 1B, IWGSC CS RefSeq v2.1, whole genome shotgun sequence:
- the LOC123098472 gene encoding nucleolin 2 codes for MQDMLPAKAPAAAKKIEESNKPSTEVKNSAVATAQKKNQELDGFDSDSDDSSDEDMATKRPVAKKVVESSESSDSDSEEDTTAKPVQSSKAVAVIKNLVIAQILKKIPLLTQFL; via the exons ATGCAGGATATGCTTCCCGCTAAAGCACCAGCAGCAGCTAAGAAGATTGAAGAATCCAAT AAGCCATCTACTGAAGTGAAGAATTCTGCGGTTGCTACTGCACAAAAGAAAAACCAGGAATTGGACGGCTTTGATAGTGATTCTGATGATTCATCAGATGAG GATATGGCCACTAAAAGACCAGTAGCCAAGAAAGTGGTAGAATCCAGTGAAAGTTCTGATTCTGACTCTGAGGAG GACACCACTGCTAAACCAGTTCAATCTTCCAAGGCTGTTGCTGTTATAAAGAATCTAGTGATAGCTCAGATTCTGAAGAA GATACCACTGCTAACACAGTTTCTGTAA